A section of the Burkholderia mallei ATCC 23344 genome encodes:
- the alr gene encoding alanine racemase, with translation MPRPISATIHTAALANNLSVVRRHAAQSKVWAIVKANAYGHGLARVFPGLRGTDGFGLLDLDEAVKLRELGWAGPILLLEGFFRSTDIDVIDRYSLTTAVHNDEQMRMLETARLSKPVNVQLKMNSGMNRLGYTPEKYRAAWERARACPGIGQITLMTHFSDADGERGVAEQMATFERGAQGIAGARSFANSAAVLWHPSAHFDWVRPGIMLYGASPSGRAADIADRGLKPTMTLASELIAVQTLAKGQAVGYGSMFVAEDTMRIGVVACGYADGYPRIAPEGTPVVVDGVRTRIVGRVSMDMLTVDLTPVPQAGVGARVELWGETLPIDDVAARCMTVGYELMCAVAPRVPVRAE, from the coding sequence ATGCCGCGCCCGATTTCCGCCACGATCCACACCGCAGCTCTCGCGAACAACCTCTCCGTCGTGCGCCGCCACGCCGCCCAGTCGAAGGTCTGGGCGATCGTCAAGGCGAACGCGTACGGGCACGGTCTCGCGCGCGTCTTTCCCGGGCTGCGCGGCACCGACGGCTTCGGCCTGCTCGACCTCGACGAGGCCGTGAAGCTGCGCGAACTGGGCTGGGCGGGGCCGATCCTGCTGCTCGAGGGCTTCTTCCGGTCGACCGACATCGACGTGATCGACCGCTACAGCCTGACGACCGCGGTGCACAACGACGAGCAGATGCGCATGCTCGAGACCGCGCGGCTGTCGAAGCCCGTGAACGTCCAGCTGAAGATGAACAGCGGCATGAACCGGCTCGGCTACACGCCCGAGAAGTACCGGGCCGCCTGGGAGCGCGCGCGCGCATGCCCGGGCATCGGCCAGATCACGTTGATGACCCATTTTTCGGACGCCGACGGCGAACGCGGCGTGGCCGAGCAGATGGCGACGTTCGAGCGCGGCGCGCAAGGCATCGCCGGCGCGCGCAGCTTCGCGAACTCGGCCGCCGTGCTCTGGCACCCGTCGGCGCACTTCGACTGGGTGCGGCCCGGCATCATGCTGTACGGCGCGTCGCCGTCCGGCCGTGCGGCGGACATCGCCGACCGGGGCCTGAAGCCGACGATGACGCTCGCCTCCGAGCTGATCGCCGTGCAGACGCTCGCGAAAGGGCAGGCGGTCGGCTACGGATCGATGTTCGTCGCCGAGGACACGATGCGCATCGGCGTCGTCGCGTGCGGCTATGCGGACGGCTATCCGCGGATCGCGCCCGAGGGCACGCCCGTCGTCGTCGACGGCGTGCGCACGCGGATCGTCGGCCGCGTGTCGATGGACATGCTGACCGTCGATCTCACGCCCGTGCCGCAGGCGGGCGTCGGCGCGCGCGTCGAGCTGTGGGGCGAGACGCTGCCGATCGACGACGTCGCCGCGCGTTGCATGACGGTCGGCTACGAGCTGATGTGCGCGGTCGCGCCGCGCGTGCCCGTGCGTGCCGAGTAA